The region GTCTGCGGGGATCGCCGCGGCCGCGCGGGCAGCCGCGGATGCCGATCTGGTGCTCCTCGTCCGGGAGGCGGGTGCCGCCGCACCGCCGGTGATCGGGCCGGCCGACCTCGTCGTGGTCACCAAGCACGATCGTGCGCCGAACGCCCATCTCCCCCGGGGAGCGATCGCGACCTCGGCGATCTCGGGCACCGGTATCGACACGCTCGCGAAGGCGATCGTCGACCGCCTCATCCCTACCGGACGGAGCGACCCCGATCTCCTCGTCGGCGCGGTGCCATTCACGGCTCGCCAGATGGCCGAGATCGATGCGATCCTCGGACGGCTGGGGCCGCCCGCCGGCGACTTCGATCAGTAGCGTGGCACCCGAGGGTCGATCGCGGTGCTCCAGGCCTCGATTCCTCCGGCCATGCTCGTCGCCTGGGAAAACCCTTGCTCCCGGAGCCACCCGGCGACGCGGAGGCTGCGCATCCCGTGATGGCAGTGCACGATCAGCAGCCGATCGCGGTGCGATTCGAGCTCGCCAAGGCGCTGCGGAATCTCCTGCGTCGGGATCAGCA is a window of Planctomycetota bacterium DNA encoding:
- a CDS encoding rhodanese-like domain-containing protein; the encoded protein is LIPTQEIPQRLGELESHRDRLLIVHCHHGMRSLRVAGWLREQGFSQATSMAGGIEAWSTAIDPRVPRY